The Paenibacillus tianjinensis genome has a window encoding:
- a CDS encoding AAA family ATPase, with protein MTQKLPLFIITGASGVGKTTVMHELRRILPEFVVFSTDQDNFGTTADKLEYQDRYNLLLHFANAVAKSGRGTIICGTFMTWDAEKCDTYDNFSEVCFINLHCDDETRSSRLRRREDNAMWTEDMLKQHEQFAQWLLDHADTDYNPPMPIIDTSSTPPAQVAEQIKSYILQKWNEQQVITEV; from the coding sequence ATGACACAGAAATTACCGTTATTCATTATCACAGGTGCCAGTGGTGTAGGAAAAACAACTGTAATGCATGAACTAAGAAGGATACTCCCCGAATTTGTAGTGTTTAGTACGGATCAGGATAATTTCGGTACAACCGCTGACAAGCTGGAATATCAGGACAGGTACAATCTGCTGCTGCATTTTGCCAATGCCGTGGCGAAGTCAGGGAGAGGTACAATTATTTGCGGAACGTTTATGACCTGGGATGCCGAAAAATGTGATACCTACGATAACTTTAGTGAAGTCTGCTTCATTAATCTGCATTGTGATGATGAAACCCGCAGTTCCCGGCTTCGCAGACGTGAGGATAATGCCATGTGGACAGAGGATATGCTGAAGCAGCATGAGCAATTTGCCCAGTGGCTTCTCGACCATGCGGACACTGACTATAATCCGCCGATGCCTATAATTGACACCTCCTCTACCCCACCGGCCCAAGTAGCAGAGCAAATCAAAAGCTATATCCTGCAAAAATGGAATGAGCAGCAGGTGATTACAGAAGTATAA
- the nirB gene encoding nitrite reductase large subunit NirB has protein sequence MSTLRKKLVMVGNGMAGVRAIEHLLKLAPEAYEITIFGAEPHPNYNRIMLSSVLAGGASMNDIIINDLEWYHSNGIRLYTGHTVTSIDTRQKKVYTDKGIESSYDELILATGSNPFMLPLPGAEKEGVIAFRDIKDTQIMQETAKTHRKALVIGGGLLGLEAARGLLHLGMEVSVVHIHEYIMERQLDEAASVMLRKELEEQGMKFLLKKQSEAILGKKRVKGLLFADGEIAEADLIVMAVGIKPNVELARKSGIEVNRGIIVNDYMETNTPGVYSVGECAEHRGIAYGLVAPLYEQGAVLAKRLAGVQTEGYAGSITSTKLKVSGVDVFSAGQFTEQPGSRALRYQDEIEGVYKKLVIKDDKLVGAVLFGDTGDGAQLFSMIKNHENIKGMEKELLLGVSSDALASPKGNRLETMADDEIICGCNGVSKGAIAEAIQSGGCTSVGAIKACTKASASCGGCKPLVEGLLQLYAGDNAVTVKEGICGCTTLGRDEIVAEIKRMELKTVKEVMNVLDWSNDEGCSKCRPSLNYYLGMLWPEEYIDEKESRFTNERYHANIQKDGTYSVVPRIYGGVTTPADLIKIAEVAAKFDVPMVKFTGGQRLDLLGVKKEDLPKMWEELDMPSGHAYGKTLRTVKTCVGSTFCRFGTQDAIGMGIRLEKAFERLNTPAKVKLAVSGCPRNCAEATIKDFGVVAIDGGWELHIGGNGGVHVRATDLLCVVKTDDEVLEWASAFLQYYRENAGWNERTAQWVERVGLDSIKQALDDREERLALKERIEATLRLTSDPWKQIVNEPELRKNFEPISQPETV, from the coding sequence ATGTCTACTTTACGCAAAAAACTGGTCATGGTCGGCAATGGAATGGCGGGGGTAAGAGCGATCGAGCATTTATTGAAATTAGCCCCGGAGGCTTATGAAATTACAATATTCGGTGCAGAACCGCATCCCAATTATAACCGGATTATGCTGTCCTCTGTCCTTGCAGGCGGAGCTTCTATGAACGATATCATCATTAATGATCTGGAGTGGTATCACAGCAATGGCATCCGGCTTTATACAGGACATACCGTAACCTCCATCGATACCCGCCAGAAAAAAGTGTACACGGATAAAGGTATAGAATCCAGTTATGACGAGCTGATCCTGGCCACCGGTTCTAATCCGTTCATGCTGCCGCTGCCTGGAGCTGAGAAGGAGGGTGTGATCGCATTCCGCGATATTAAGGACACCCAAATCATGCAGGAAACAGCGAAGACCCACCGGAAAGCGCTGGTAATCGGCGGCGGTCTGCTGGGACTGGAGGCAGCCAGAGGGCTTTTGCATCTGGGGATGGAGGTATCCGTTGTCCATATCCATGAGTATATTATGGAACGTCAATTGGATGAAGCAGCATCCGTGATGCTCCGCAAAGAGCTGGAAGAGCAAGGGATGAAGTTCCTTCTGAAGAAGCAGTCTGAAGCCATCCTCGGCAAAAAGAGAGTGAAGGGCCTGCTGTTTGCCGACGGAGAAATTGCAGAAGCGGACCTGATTGTAATGGCCGTGGGCATCAAACCGAATGTTGAACTGGCCCGCAAAAGCGGGATTGAGGTCAACCGCGGGATTATTGTGAATGATTATATGGAAACAAACACTCCCGGCGTATATTCCGTAGGGGAATGTGCAGAACACCGGGGGATCGCATATGGGCTGGTTGCTCCATTATATGAACAAGGAGCTGTTCTCGCCAAAAGACTGGCGGGGGTACAGACCGAAGGATATGCAGGTTCCATCACCTCAACCAAGCTGAAGGTTTCCGGGGTGGATGTATTCTCAGCAGGCCAGTTTACGGAACAGCCAGGTTCCAGGGCACTCCGCTACCAGGATGAGATCGAAGGAGTCTATAAGAAGCTGGTGATTAAGGATGACAAGCTGGTAGGCGCAGTGTTGTTCGGAGACACGGGAGACGGGGCGCAGCTGTTCTCGATGATTAAGAATCATGAGAATATTAAAGGGATGGAAAAAGAGCTTCTGCTCGGCGTATCTTCAGATGCGCTGGCATCACCAAAAGGGAACCGGCTGGAAACGATGGCTGATGATGAGATTATCTGCGGCTGCAACGGCGTCTCTAAAGGCGCAATTGCCGAAGCGATACAATCCGGCGGGTGCACCAGTGTTGGAGCGATCAAAGCCTGCACGAAGGCTTCTGCTTCCTGCGGCGGCTGCAAGCCGCTGGTGGAAGGATTGCTTCAATTATACGCAGGGGATAATGCTGTAACGGTGAAGGAAGGCATTTGCGGCTGCACCACGCTTGGACGTGATGAGATTGTTGCCGAGATCAAGCGCATGGAGCTGAAGACGGTCAAGGAAGTAATGAATGTACTGGACTGGAGCAATGATGAAGGCTGTTCGAAATGCCGTCCTTCCCTGAATTATTATCTGGGCATGCTGTGGCCGGAAGAATATATCGACGAAAAGGAATCCAGATTTACGAACGAACGTTATCACGCCAATATTCAAAAAGACGGAACCTATTCCGTAGTGCCGCGGATTTACGGCGGGGTTACGACACCAGCCGATCTGATCAAAATCGCTGAGGTTGCCGCAAAATTCGATGTTCCCATGGTGAAGTTCACCGGTGGACAGAGATTGGATCTGCTCGGCGTTAAGAAAGAGGATCTGCCGAAGATGTGGGAGGAACTGGATATGCCATCCGGCCATGCCTACGGCAAGACACTCCGGACCGTCAAGACCTGTGTGGGCTCTACCTTCTGCCGGTTCGGTACCCAGGATGCAATCGGCATGGGAATCCGGCTGGAGAAAGCCTTCGAGCGGCTCAACACTCCGGCCAAGGTGAAACTGGCAGTATCCGGCTGCCCGCGTAACTGTGCAGAAGCAACAATCAAGGACTTCGGAGTTGTTGCGATCGATGGAGGCTGGGAGCTGCATATCGGAGGCAATGGCGGTGTGCATGTCCGGGCCACGGATCTGCTCTGCGTAGTGAAAACAGATGACGAAGTGCTGGAATGGGCCAGTGCATTCCTTCAATATTACCGGGAAAATGCCGGATGGAATGAGCGGACCGCCCAGTGGGTTGAGCGAGTAGGGCTGGACAGCATCAAGCAGGCGCTTGATGACAGGGAAGAGCGGCTTGCCCTGAAGGAGCGGATTGAAGCAACCCTGAGATTGACGAGCGACCCTTGGAAGCAAATTGTAAATGAGCCGGAGCTGCGCAAAAATTTCGAGCCGATTTCACAACCTGAGACGGTATAA
- a CDS encoding Crp/Fnr family transcriptional regulator → MKEIQDRQQVDSYLRNYQLEAIFTGLLSEHLSLYSFDQGECICSKGDPSGTLYILVKGKLKVYTTTAEGKTLIISFKTPLEVIGDVEYIQGTEMINTVEAVSPVHMLGISYGWLQKYGKTNPTLLQFLLEIITQKFYRKSDFLSLNLLHPVEVRLASYLLSISFDETDPSFTGQLETINLVDTANFIGTSYRHLNRVLQKFCRDGLTERSKGVILVKDRNGLSAIAHRNIYE, encoded by the coding sequence ATGAAAGAAATTCAAGACCGCCAGCAGGTAGATTCCTATTTACGGAATTATCAGCTGGAAGCGATTTTTACAGGGCTGTTAAGTGAGCATTTATCACTCTACAGTTTTGATCAGGGCGAATGCATCTGTTCCAAAGGAGATCCTTCAGGAACGCTATATATACTGGTTAAAGGCAAGCTGAAAGTTTACACGACAACAGCCGAAGGTAAAACGCTGATTATCTCCTTTAAGACACCGCTTGAGGTCATTGGAGATGTTGAATATATTCAGGGGACTGAGATGATAAACACTGTTGAAGCTGTATCTCCGGTGCATATGCTTGGCATCTCCTACGGCTGGCTGCAGAAATACGGCAAGACTAACCCCACACTGCTGCAGTTTCTGCTGGAGATTATCACGCAGAAGTTCTACCGTAAATCGGATTTTCTGAGCCTCAATCTGCTGCATCCGGTGGAGGTGCGGCTGGCCAGTTACCTGTTGTCCATCAGCTTTGATGAAACAGATCCTTCTTTTACCGGTCAACTGGAGACGATCAACCTGGTGGATACGGCCAACTTCATCGGAACCAGCTATAGACATTTGAACCGTGTGCTGCAGAAATTCTGCCGGGACGGACTGACCGAGCGCAGCAAAGGGGTCATTCTAGTAAAAGACCGGAACGGACTCAGTGCTATCGCCCACCGTAATATTTATGAATAA
- a CDS encoding DMT family transporter, with product MIIGLLLALFAGSLVSLQNIFNSKVNEHTGSWTTTTLVLGMGFIASLIMGLITQGTGMFTLQHMQAWYWFSGVIGVGVVICLVQATKLLGATYAISIVLTSQLGFALLWDSLGWLGLTKVPFSLNQLLGVLVIVGGILVFKLGGGREAEPEDKVNPGQRRQALHMD from the coding sequence ATGATAATTGGACTACTATTGGCATTATTTGCGGGATCGCTGGTAAGCCTTCAGAATATTTTTAACAGTAAAGTGAATGAACATACGGGATCATGGACCACTACCACACTAGTCCTGGGCATGGGCTTCATCGCTTCCCTGATTATGGGACTGATTACGCAAGGAACTGGCATGTTTACACTGCAGCATATGCAGGCCTGGTATTGGTTCAGCGGAGTTATCGGCGTTGGAGTCGTAATCTGCCTCGTGCAGGCTACCAAGCTGCTGGGTGCTACTTATGCGATTTCCATTGTACTGACCTCTCAGCTGGGATTCGCGCTGTTATGGGATTCTTTAGGCTGGCTGGGTCTGACAAAGGTTCCGTTCTCCCTCAATCAGCTGCTGGGTGTTCTGGTCATCGTTGGCGGCATTCTGGTCTTTAAATTAGGCGGAGGCCGTGAGGCTGAGCCAGAGGATAAAGTGAACCCCGGCCAGCGGCGGCAGGCCCTGCATATGGATTAA
- a CDS encoding sedoheptulokinase, with protein sequence MKFIGLDIGTTSITGLIYDLEQKTVVCSVTDDSGTGTTEHREEWERLQDPESIIERTRQILEQLYLMEEEIIGIGLTGQMHGIVYTDSRGQHVSPLYTWQDGRAGLPIDGGSSYAQKLSETTGYTVAPGYGLATHYYNIHNGLVPAAAVSFCTIADYAALRLTGSRSPLIDPTQAAGIGCYSFDNRGFDYAAIKRAGIDTGLLPQVVPSGTVIGFTTSGIPVYCSLGDNQASFLGSVPVPDESVLLNIGTGSQLSVLLPDGEYPLEGMEIRPFPGGGRLAVGAALSGGKSYALLEHFFRELITAYTGEAPGKLYTFMEQLLSDRETPGKELRVNTQFLGTRTNPEVRGSIGQISLDNFTPAHLAHGFLQGMIDELHAFYTTLTSITGSAYKHMIGSGNALRANAVLCAKAQSTFKLPLALSYSPEEAAVGAALYAAVGAGGVESFSEAGQYIGLELPADPRI encoded by the coding sequence ATGAAGTTTATAGGACTGGATATTGGTACCACATCAATCACCGGATTGATCTATGACCTGGAGCAGAAGACTGTTGTCTGCTCCGTCACCGACGACAGCGGCACCGGCACAACGGAGCACAGAGAAGAGTGGGAACGGCTTCAGGATCCCGAATCTATTATTGAGAGAACCCGTCAGATTCTTGAACAGCTCTATCTCATGGAGGAGGAAATAATTGGCATTGGCCTAACCGGACAGATGCACGGAATTGTCTATACGGATAGCAGGGGGCAACATGTCAGTCCTTTATACACATGGCAGGACGGCAGAGCTGGTCTGCCAATTGATGGCGGCTCTTCTTATGCACAGAAGCTGAGTGAGACTACAGGCTATACCGTTGCTCCGGGTTACGGGCTTGCTACTCACTACTATAATATCCATAATGGGCTCGTTCCGGCTGCAGCGGTTAGCTTCTGTACGATTGCTGACTATGCCGCACTCCGGCTGACAGGAAGCCGGTCGCCTTTAATCGATCCAACCCAAGCTGCTGGTATCGGGTGCTACAGTTTTGATAATAGAGGTTTTGACTATGCAGCGATTAAACGGGCTGGAATAGATACGGGGCTGTTGCCTCAGGTGGTACCTTCCGGTACGGTGATTGGTTTCACGACAAGCGGAATTCCGGTGTACTGCTCGCTGGGGGATAATCAGGCCAGCTTTCTCGGCAGTGTTCCGGTTCCTGATGAATCGGTATTGCTTAATATTGGTACGGGAAGCCAGCTTTCCGTTCTGCTGCCTGATGGTGAGTACCCGTTAGAGGGGATGGAGATACGGCCTTTTCCCGGCGGAGGCAGGCTTGCGGTCGGTGCTGCGCTCAGCGGAGGGAAATCCTATGCCCTGCTGGAACATTTTTTCCGGGAGCTAATTACCGCCTACACGGGGGAGGCGCCTGGAAAACTGTACACCTTCATGGAGCAGCTTCTAAGCGATAGAGAAACTCCAGGAAAAGAATTGAGAGTGAATACACAGTTTCTCGGCACACGTACGAACCCGGAAGTGCGCGGCAGCATCGGGCAGATTTCGCTGGATAATTTCACTCCAGCCCATCTGGCTCATGGATTCCTGCAGGGAATGATTGATGAGCTGCACGCATTCTATACGACACTTACTAGTATAACGGGTAGCGCTTATAAGCATATGATAGGGTCCGGCAATGCACTGCGTGCCAATGCTGTGTTATGCGCAAAAGCGCAGTCCACTTTTAAGCTGCCGCTGGCTCTTAGTTATTCACCTGAAGAAGCTGCGGTTGGAGCAGCACTCTATGCTGCCGTAGGGGCTGGCGGAGTAGAAAGCTTCTCCGAGGCCGGTCAATATATCGGCCTGGAGCTGCCAGCAGACCCTAGAATATGA
- a CDS encoding alpha/beta fold hydrolase — MGIERQIVITSKGRLQYNIRGNGSPAIVLINGGSGPIEGWMRILPQLANLSSVFCYNRFGVAGSDKPQEPQDGLTIIETLREALKLIRLEPPYLLVGHSLGGLYANLYARQYPNEIAGVVFLESSHPKDIELEAYQGKVIKRINKMLSVFDSLSPSKKFNEVNFVKQTVQQILTSKAFPDIPVCVISGEKNSKMMPETVRTKRLEHQLELLTLSAKSKHFPAKNSGHFPQFSEPQIVVNAIKECWEQL, encoded by the coding sequence TTGGGTATTGAGAGGCAAATTGTAATCACTTCAAAAGGAAGGCTGCAATATAACATCAGAGGTAACGGAAGTCCGGCGATTGTATTGATTAATGGCGGCTCGGGACCTATTGAAGGATGGATGAGGATTCTGCCGCAACTTGCGAATTTATCATCTGTATTTTGCTATAACCGCTTTGGTGTTGCAGGAAGTGACAAACCTCAAGAACCCCAAGACGGACTGACCATAATTGAAACCTTGCGCGAAGCATTAAAGTTAATTCGTCTTGAACCTCCATATTTATTGGTGGGACATTCCTTGGGTGGATTATATGCAAATTTGTATGCCCGGCAATACCCGAATGAAATAGCAGGGGTTGTATTTCTTGAATCCAGTCATCCGAAAGACATTGAGCTGGAGGCGTACCAAGGAAAGGTAATCAAGAGGATCAATAAGATGTTGTCGGTATTCGATTCCTTATCACCATCTAAGAAATTCAATGAAGTCAATTTTGTAAAGCAAACAGTACAACAAATCCTTACTTCCAAAGCGTTTCCGGACATACCGGTATGTGTAATAAGCGGGGAGAAAAATAGTAAAATGATGCCGGAGACCGTCCGCACTAAACGACTGGAGCATCAATTGGAGCTACTCACTTTATCCGCAAAGAGCAAACACTTCCCTGCTAAAAATAGCGGACATTTTCCACAGTTCTCAGAACCCCAAATCGTTGTTAACGCAATTAAGGAATGTTGGGAGCAATTATAG
- a CDS encoding anthranilate phosphoribosyltransferase — translation MINILKEVARGKRGARDLSYDEALIAAEAILGQTASPVQIGAFLIAERIKLESIEELEAFVAVCRKLARREPVLQGLDCAGPYDGRKHSFIATFPTAFVLSAAGVPVTLHSTASLPPKWGVTLQDIIQESGIDISRLTPGDAIEAAAGSGVLFAKAEDWCPPLGALRPLREDIGMRTILNTAEKLIDYSCSPYIVFGIYHNTVFDRLSRLIIKLGYQKGLIVQGVEGSEDLYIDRPNRVYTINRGQAQLDIIDPESLGLETEVPELEWTALRQLQTAEEVLQGGGHMAFYNQTLLNGGARLFLAGKVNSIEEGVYTCKHLLDNGEAWAVYAKWKSLLHGSKAASLGQV, via the coding sequence ATGATTAATATTCTAAAAGAAGTCGCCAGAGGCAAACGCGGTGCGCGGGATTTGAGCTACGATGAGGCGCTCATTGCAGCAGAAGCGATCCTGGGGCAGACGGCCTCCCCTGTCCAGATCGGAGCCTTTTTGATCGCTGAACGGATCAAGCTGGAGAGTATTGAAGAGCTGGAAGCCTTTGTAGCTGTCTGCCGTAAGCTTGCCCGCCGTGAACCGGTGCTTCAGGGACTCGATTGCGCAGGACCTTATGACGGGCGGAAGCATTCCTTCATCGCAACTTTTCCAACAGCGTTTGTGCTATCCGCTGCAGGTGTGCCGGTTACCCTGCATAGTACAGCTTCACTTCCGCCCAAATGGGGCGTTACCTTGCAGGATATCATTCAAGAATCCGGCATAGATATTTCCAGGCTGACACCGGGGGATGCCATTGAAGCGGCAGCAGGCAGCGGCGTACTGTTCGCCAAAGCTGAAGACTGGTGTCCCCCGCTCGGTGCGCTCCGACCGCTTAGAGAGGATATTGGAATGAGAACCATCCTGAATACCGCAGAGAAGCTGATTGACTATTCCTGCTCCCCTTATATCGTATTCGGGATTTATCATAATACCGTATTTGACCGCCTCTCCAGACTGATCATTAAGCTTGGGTATCAAAAAGGGCTGATTGTCCAGGGGGTTGAAGGCTCCGAGGATCTCTACATCGACCGTCCAAACCGGGTATACACCATCAATAGGGGCCAGGCCCAGCTGGATATTATTGATCCGGAGTCCCTTGGACTGGAAACGGAAGTTCCTGAGCTGGAATGGACGGCCCTACGCCAGCTGCAAACTGCGGAAGAAGTCCTCCAGGGCGGCGGGCACATGGCCTTTTACAACCAGACCCTGTTAAACGGCGGAGCCAGACTCTTTCTTGCCGGCAAGGTGAATTCCATTGAAGAAGGCGTGTACACCTGCAAGCATCTGCTCGATAATGGCGAGGCCTGGGCGGTATATGCGAAATGGAAAAGCCTGCTTCACGGCAGCAAAGCAGCTTCCTTGGGACAAGTGTAG
- a CDS encoding DMT family transporter — translation MKGIIFAFIAGACITLQGVANARISQDIGTWQAATITQLTGFIMALAILLIVRDGKKQGLKKVKPLYLTGGGLAAFIIFSEVTAIQNIGVTFTISALLIAQLFLTFLIDINGWFGVAKQKMRLPQFLGIGMMIVGVIILKF, via the coding sequence ATGAAAGGAATTATATTTGCCTTCATTGCAGGAGCTTGTATAACGCTGCAAGGGGTTGCGAACGCGCGAATCAGCCAGGATATCGGTACATGGCAGGCGGCGACGATAACCCAGCTTACCGGGTTCATTATGGCGCTGGCGATTCTGCTGATTGTGCGGGATGGCAAGAAACAGGGCTTAAAAAAAGTAAAACCCTTATATCTGACCGGAGGCGGACTGGCCGCATTCATTATTTTCAGTGAAGTGACAGCCATTCAGAACATTGGAGTCACCTTTACCATTTCTGCGCTGCTGATTGCCCAGCTGTTTCTGACCTTTCTGATTGACATTAACGGCTGGTTTGGTGTGGCTAAGCAAAAAATGCGGCTGCCGCAATTCCTTGGCATCGGGATGATGATTGTCGGTGTCATTATTCTCAAATTCTGA
- a CDS encoding ANTAR domain-containing response regulator yields MHSLLLIHNGKTENDIEARSTQSPDGILKSCGYVVGVATNQEQAVGMIRDIDAFILNMPITEINLWREKLIRHKIAPVLWWCTSSTANLSVSACGDDIMVDGILSPSMLAQEIHWILHFSSRQCFERHQWLKEKEQLLARIEERKWIDMAKGILSKAKNISESEAYDLLRKQAMNERKRMVDVATSIVKVYQLLQDQT; encoded by the coding sequence ATGCATTCCCTGCTCTTGATTCATAACGGCAAAACAGAGAACGACATAGAGGCGCGCTCAACACAGAGTCCGGACGGCATTCTTAAGTCCTGCGGGTACGTGGTCGGAGTAGCCACTAACCAGGAGCAGGCTGTTGGAATGATCCGGGATATTGACGCCTTCATACTGAATATGCCGATTACCGAGATTAATCTCTGGAGAGAAAAGCTTATCCGCCACAAAATCGCCCCGGTTCTGTGGTGGTGCACCTCATCTACCGCTAACTTATCCGTCTCTGCCTGCGGAGATGATATTATGGTGGATGGTATTCTCTCCCCTTCTATGCTGGCCCAGGAGATCCATTGGATTCTTCATTTCAGCTCCAGACAGTGCTTCGAGCGTCATCAGTGGCTGAAAGAGAAGGAACAGCTGCTTGCGCGGATCGAGGAACGCAAATGGATCGACATGGCCAAGGGCATTCTGTCCAAAGCCAAAAACATCAGTGAATCCGAAGCCTACGACCTTTTGCGTAAGCAAGCGATGAACGAGCGTAAACGTATGGTGGATGTAGCCACTTCCATCGTCAAAGTCTATCAGCTGCTGCAGGATCAAACTTAA
- the cobA gene encoding uroporphyrinogen-III C-methyltransferase: protein MKQGSISIVGAGPGDPELITVKAMRRIQAADVILYDRLVNEELLDYASVDSIRIYCGKAPGQHSMSQESIERVMINHAAAGSHVVRLKGGDPFVFGRGGEEALAAAAAGIPYEIIPGITSAIGSAASAGIPLTHRGLAASFAIVTGSRCQDAAAPVRWDTLAHSVDTLAIYMGVSRLSEICGQLMKHGKDPQTPVALIENGTTSGERTVTGTLANIGKLAAMMKIHNPAMIIVGEVVNVREQLLSLEHAARSQIG from the coding sequence ATGAAACAGGGCAGCATATCTATCGTCGGTGCAGGCCCGGGTGATCCTGAGCTGATCACAGTCAAGGCCATGCGCCGCATTCAGGCGGCAGATGTTATTCTGTATGACCGCCTTGTGAACGAAGAATTGCTGGACTATGCATCAGTTGACTCGATCCGCATCTATTGCGGGAAAGCTCCAGGCCAGCATTCCATGTCCCAGGAATCCATCGAGCGGGTGATGATTAATCACGCTGCAGCAGGAAGCCATGTGGTCCGCTTAAAGGGAGGAGATCCGTTCGTTTTTGGCAGAGGCGGGGAAGAAGCGCTCGCCGCCGCCGCTGCTGGAATACCGTACGAGATCATTCCCGGGATTACTTCGGCCATTGGCTCAGCCGCTTCCGCCGGTATTCCGCTGACCCACCGTGGACTGGCCGCCTCATTCGCCATCGTGACCGGCAGCCGCTGTCAGGATGCGGCTGCTCCTGTCCGCTGGGATACATTGGCCCATAGTGTGGATACTTTGGCAATTTATATGGGTGTCAGCCGGTTAAGCGAAATCTGCGGGCAGCTGATGAAGCATGGCAAAGATCCTCAGACTCCGGTTGCCTTAATCGAGAACGGAACTACCTCAGGAGAGCGGACGGTCACCGGAACGCTCGCCAATATCGGTAAACTGGCGGCAATGATGAAGATCCATAATCCGGCAATGATTATCGTCGGAGAAGTAGTTAATGTAAGAGAGCAGCTGCTAAGTTTGGAACATGCGGCCCGTTCACAGATCGGTTGA
- the nirD gene encoding nitrite reductase small subunit NirD — protein sequence MTKMLVGNVNEIDIKGSRKLLVGNTEIALFRLTTGEVLAIENKCPHKGGALSEGMVCGSRVHCPLHDWRVDLHSGNVLTPDTGHVKTYEVEIDPESGSIYLTI from the coding sequence ATGACCAAAATGCTCGTAGGAAATGTAAATGAAATCGATATTAAAGGGTCCCGGAAGCTGCTTGTGGGGAATACCGAAATCGCCTTATTTCGACTAACAACAGGAGAGGTTCTGGCTATTGAGAATAAATGTCCCCACAAAGGAGGCGCTTTGTCCGAGGGTATGGTCTGCGGATCAAGAGTGCATTGTCCGCTCCACGACTGGCGGGTTGATCTGCACAGCGGCAACGTTCTTACTCCGGATACAGGCCATGTGAAGACCTATGAGGTAGAAATTGACCCTGAAAGCGGCAGCATCTATCTGACAATATAG
- a CDS encoding iron-sulfur cluster biosynthesis family protein — MHIQLDTLTTDRLHKSLAGQPGSFKLFYDTEDCGCNGVLVIQIINEPNATDIVFQQEPFTFLCDRQQESLFDEVMRLEAEENYPSYKLTSDSTLFGSNIRVRDTRQQTVN; from the coding sequence ATGCACATTCAACTCGATACACTGACTACTGACCGGCTTCATAAGAGTCTTGCCGGCCAGCCGGGATCCTTCAAGCTGTTCTATGATACGGAAGACTGCGGCTGTAATGGCGTGCTGGTGATTCAGATTATTAATGAGCCAAACGCAACTGATATCGTATTTCAGCAAGAACCGTTTACGTTTCTCTGTGACCGTCAGCAGGAATCCTTGTTCGATGAGGTCATGCGGCTGGAAGCGGAAGAGAATTATCCCTCTTACAAGCTAACCAGTGATTCCACGCTGTTCGGGAGCAATATCAGGGTAAGGGACACGCGACAACAAACGGTAAATTAA
- a CDS encoding NUDIX hydrolase, translated as MTAMIDKIAWIHIVEGKVLAARSHGKDTYYFPGGKREAGETDNETLIREIEEELTVRIQPDTIQLFGKFAAAAHGKESGVQVQMTCLTADYSGTLAPAAEIAELAWLSYQDREKVSAVSQLIFDRLHEMQLLL; from the coding sequence ATGACTGCAATGATAGACAAGATCGCTTGGATTCATATCGTGGAGGGTAAAGTATTAGCTGCACGTTCCCATGGCAAAGATACCTATTATTTTCCCGGCGGCAAGCGTGAAGCCGGTGAAACCGATAACGAGACCTTAATCCGCGAAATTGAAGAGGAATTAACGGTCCGCATTCAGCCGGACACCATTCAGCTGTTTGGCAAATTTGCCGCTGCGGCACATGGTAAAGAGTCAGGCGTACAAGTCCAAATGACCTGTCTGACCGCGGATTATAGCGGGACATTAGCTCCGGCGGCGGAAATCGCTGAACTGGCATGGCTCAGCTATCAGGACAGGGAGAAGGTATCTGCTGTCAGCCAGCTTATTTTTGACCGGTTGCATGAAATGCAGCTGCTTCTCTAA